The Natrinema salifodinae genome includes a window with the following:
- a CDS encoding IclR family transcriptional regulator encodes MGKRTEGTIKSDETLLEILETLHSYERVSLTTIADEVGVSKSTVHRHLRTLQNRRFVTKIDDEYVLGLEFLRFGGAARERYSFHRQSKAIVQQVADQTGEFVGFLVEDQGIGTFLYCEMGTEGVPSEARVGQNLYLHQSASGKAVLAHLPADRREEILDEYDLPARTENTITDREELRSELAEIRDRGYATVHGEYVDGLKAVAAPAFDPDDALLGSLVVAGPSHRLRGDRFESELPDLIQGAVKEFELTISYT; translated from the coding sequence ATGGGAAAGCGGACGGAAGGCACGATCAAATCGGACGAAACGCTACTTGAGATACTCGAGACGCTTCATTCATACGAGAGAGTCTCGCTAACGACGATCGCTGACGAAGTGGGTGTGTCGAAGAGCACCGTGCACCGACACCTGAGGACGCTTCAAAATCGGCGGTTCGTCACGAAGATAGACGATGAGTACGTCCTCGGACTGGAGTTCCTCCGATTCGGCGGAGCTGCACGGGAGCGGTATTCGTTCCACCGGCAGTCGAAAGCGATCGTCCAACAGGTCGCGGATCAGACCGGTGAATTCGTTGGCTTTCTCGTTGAGGACCAGGGAATCGGGACGTTTCTCTACTGCGAAATGGGGACCGAAGGCGTCCCGTCCGAGGCCCGGGTCGGACAGAATCTCTACCTCCACCAATCTGCGTCGGGTAAAGCGGTTCTCGCGCATCTCCCGGCGGATCGACGCGAGGAGATACTGGACGAATACGACTTACCGGCGCGGACGGAAAACACGATAACGGATAGGGAAGAACTCCGATCGGAACTCGCGGAGATCCGTGACCGCGGGTACGCGACCGTTCATGGGGAGTACGTCGATGGGCTGAAAGCCGTCGCCGCACCGGCGTTCGATCCCGACGACGCCCTTCTCGGGAGCCTGGTGGTCGCGGGTCCGTCCCACCGCTTGCGAGGGGACCGCTTCGAGTCGGAACTACCCGATCTGATTCAGGGTGCCGTCAAGGAGTTCGAGCTCACGATCTCGTACACGTAG
- a CDS encoding ABC transporter permease, whose translation MSPGSGSGLSGAVIRAKAVLGLALAQLRRSPGRTALTVVAVTLAVLSVTVLASLGVGVLEKGERGLDNADRDIWVSREPVDPTASGTENPIAGAHGVSAELTARDDISSASPIAMYDIYVGTDPSELQRRPAVGVQETHDGFDFEAGHGFEVDEETAASPPPDEPERNEIVIDPRVAEELGVSVGDTIHVGTSRHTAATHEFTVIGISGYYSQYLGSPAMTVPLGDLQAVAGTSGTDRATFITADVESDADRDAVAADLNADYPEYDVRTSDQQVQSMLEERTIVLASGATLVGLAVLGGVVLTANLFALVAHQQRDELAALRAVGLSRRVLAGTIGAQGLVIGLVGGLIGVAATPLAVLGLNRFSASMLGFERLLQTTPEIYLGGFALAILVGTIVALVSGWRAGRYARIEHVEG comes from the coding sequence ATGAGCCCGGGATCGGGATCGGGACTGAGCGGCGCGGTGATCCGTGCGAAAGCGGTCCTCGGCCTCGCGCTCGCCCAGCTCCGGCGCTCGCCGGGCCGGACCGCCCTCACCGTGGTCGCGGTCACGCTGGCCGTGCTCTCGGTGACGGTGCTCGCGAGCCTCGGCGTCGGCGTCCTCGAGAAGGGCGAGCGGGGCCTGGACAACGCCGATCGGGATATCTGGGTCTCGCGGGAACCGGTCGATCCGACTGCCAGCGGCACGGAGAACCCGATCGCGGGCGCCCACGGTGTGTCGGCGGAGCTCACCGCGCGGGATGACATCAGCTCCGCCTCGCCGATCGCGATGTACGACATTTACGTCGGCACGGACCCGTCGGAGCTCCAGCGCCGCCCCGCGGTCGGCGTCCAGGAGACCCACGACGGGTTCGACTTCGAGGCGGGCCACGGCTTCGAGGTCGACGAGGAGACCGCCGCCAGCCCCCCGCCCGATGAGCCCGAGCGGAACGAAATCGTGATCGACCCGCGGGTCGCCGAGGAACTTGGCGTCTCGGTCGGCGACACGATCCACGTCGGGACCAGCCGGCACACGGCGGCGACTCACGAGTTTACCGTCATCGGCATCTCCGGCTACTACTCGCAGTACCTGGGCTCGCCCGCGATGACGGTGCCGCTCGGCGATCTGCAGGCCGTCGCCGGAACGTCGGGGACCGACCGGGCGACCTTCATCACCGCCGACGTCGAATCGGACGCCGACCGCGACGCCGTCGCGGCCGATCTCAACGCGGACTACCCCGAATACGACGTCCGGACCAGCGACCAACAGGTCCAGTCGATGCTCGAGGAGCGCACGATCGTCCTCGCCAGCGGCGCGACGCTGGTCGGCCTGGCCGTCCTCGGCGGTGTCGTCCTGACGGCCAACCTGTTCGCGCTCGTCGCCCACCAGCAGCGCGACGAACTCGCGGCGCTGCGGGCGGTCGGCCTCTCTCGGCGCGTCCTCGCCGGCACGATCGGCGCCCAGGGCCTGGTCATCGGTCTGGTCGGCGGTCTGATCGGCGTCGCGGCGACGCCGCTGGCCGTGCTCGGGCTGAACCGGTTCTCGGCGTCGATGTTGGGGTTCGAACGACTCCTGCAGACGACGCCCGAGATCTACCTCGGTGGCTTCGCGCTCGCGATCCTCGTGGGAACGATCGTCGCGCTCGTTTCCGGCTGGCGCGCCGGCCGCTACGCTCGCATCGAACATGTCGAAGGGTGA
- a CDS encoding ABC transporter permease, producing MAGDGGTDGTPGPSSGPGSGPSAGPRRTRWRGLVGLTVIRWWKRATRTTAARVASTVAAVALTIAFLLTVTGVALALADGGVVTEDDADVRVAPEDGSTLSSVDGVEGPNLGETNERAATIRSQDGVEHASPMLIETARLEGADGEPRTVRLVGIDPDDESRTVAGMSTSSLEPGDPHYANGSYDGPREGTIVLSRTAADSLDASAGDELTLWMGPEAENAPTVTVAAVDDGESEAGAPFALVHLSELQTVAGADDGQLADRILIWGEEDAAEAAAADAYPAASVDVAGSTDPSALFDDGLAFATSVIALLVGVTICASFVATTMGMTVDEDRRDLAVLESVGYPTHSRLAVVAISTEVTTLAGALAGIPLGMLGILGVNAIAGATVAPGTVAHFHPIFVPYAIVVAFVAGLVAVPYPLAVAARTSVLAEVGR from the coding sequence ATGGCCGGTGACGGCGGGACCGACGGGACACCCGGCCCTAGCTCGGGCCCCGGTTCCGGTCCCAGTGCGGGGCCGCGACGCACGCGCTGGCGCGGCTTGGTCGGTCTGACGGTCATCAGGTGGTGGAAACGCGCAACGCGGACGACGGCGGCCAGGGTCGCGTCGACGGTCGCCGCCGTCGCGCTGACGATCGCGTTCCTGCTGACCGTGACGGGCGTCGCGCTGGCGCTGGCCGACGGCGGCGTGGTGACCGAGGACGACGCCGACGTCCGCGTCGCGCCGGAAGACGGGAGCACGCTCTCCTCGGTCGACGGGGTCGAGGGACCGAACCTCGGCGAGACCAACGAGCGGGCCGCGACGATCCGCTCCCAGGACGGCGTCGAGCACGCGTCGCCGATGCTAATCGAGACGGCGCGACTCGAGGGGGCCGACGGCGAGCCGCGGACCGTCCGACTCGTCGGGATCGATCCCGACGACGAGTCGCGGACCGTCGCGGGGATGTCGACGAGCAGCCTCGAGCCGGGCGATCCCCACTACGCAAACGGCTCGTACGACGGTCCGCGGGAGGGCACAATCGTGCTCTCTCGCACCGCGGCGGACAGCCTCGATGCGTCCGCTGGTGACGAGTTGACCCTCTGGATGGGACCGGAGGCCGAGAACGCGCCCACGGTCACGGTCGCAGCGGTCGACGACGGCGAGAGCGAGGCCGGCGCTCCGTTCGCGCTCGTCCACCTGAGCGAACTCCAGACCGTCGCCGGCGCCGACGACGGGCAGCTCGCCGACCGAATCCTGATCTGGGGCGAGGAGGACGCGGCCGAGGCGGCCGCCGCCGACGCCTATCCCGCCGCGTCGGTCGACGTCGCCGGAAGCACCGACCCTTCGGCGCTGTTCGACGACGGCCTGGCGTTCGCGACGAGCGTAATCGCGTTGCTCGTCGGCGTCACCATCTGCGCGTCGTTCGTCGCGACGACGATGGGGATGACCGTCGACGAGGACCGGCGGGACCTGGCCGTCCTCGAGTCGGTCGGATACCCGACCCACAGCCGGCTCGCCGTCGTCGCAATCTCGACGGAAGTCACGACGCTTGCGGGCGCACTCGCGGGCATTCCCCTCGGAATGCTCGGCATCCTCGGCGTCAACGCCATCGCCGGCGCGACCGTCGCCCCGGGGACGGTCGCGCACTTCCACCCGATCTTCGTTCCCTACGCGATCGTCGTCGCCTTCGTCGCCGGCCTGGTCGCCGTGCCCTATCCCCTGGCGGTGGCCGCGCGGACCTCGGTCCTGGCGGAGGTGGGACGATGA
- a CDS encoding ABC transporter ATP-binding protein, translated as MSDHTVYDSRSSARGPAQRDRSREDDGGEPTTAVRLEGVTHQYGSTGGRLRSGRERAVTALRDVSIEVPTGTIVGLEGPSGSGKSTILHTVAGLLVPTSGRVELRGTDLTTLSETERTELRRRHVGIVFQRFHLMPSLSARANVALPLVQAGVPRAGRRERATALLEAVGLGDRTTHLPGELSGGERQRVAIARALATDPDVIVADEPTGELDTATGADVLELLTDIGRDRAVVVASHDEATLSVADRVVTLCDGRVVDDGR; from the coding sequence ATGTCCGATCACACAGTTTACGATTCGCGCTCGTCGGCCCGGGGACCCGCCCAGCGGGATCGAAGCCGCGAGGACGACGGGGGCGAACCGACGACGGCCGTTCGTCTCGAGGGCGTTACACACCAGTACGGCTCTACCGGCGGTCGGCTCCGGTCGGGTCGGGAGCGGGCGGTGACCGCGCTCCGCGACGTCTCCATCGAGGTACCGACGGGGACCATCGTCGGTCTCGAGGGACCAAGCGGGAGCGGCAAGTCGACGATCCTCCACACCGTCGCCGGATTGTTGGTGCCGACGAGCGGCCGCGTCGAACTGCGCGGGACCGACCTCACGACGCTGTCCGAGACCGAACGGACCGAGCTGCGCCGGCGTCACGTCGGGATCGTCTTCCAGCGGTTTCACCTCATGCCCTCGCTCTCCGCCCGCGCGAACGTCGCGTTGCCCCTGGTTCAGGCGGGCGTCCCCAGGGCCGGTCGGCGAGAGCGGGCGACGGCGCTGCTAGAGGCGGTCGGGCTCGGCGATCGGACGACGCACCTGCCCGGCGAACTGAGCGGCGGCGAGCGCCAGCGCGTAGCGATCGCGCGGGCGCTGGCGACGGATCCGGACGTGATCGTCGCCGACGAGCCGACGGGCGAACTCGACACGGCGACCGGCGCGGACGTCCTCGAGCTCCTGACCGATATCGGTCGCGACCGGGCCGTCGTGGTCGCGTCCCACGACGAGGCCACGCTGTCCGTCGCGGACCGGGTTGTCACACTGTGCGACGGACGGGTGGTCGACGATGGCCGGTGA
- a CDS encoding aspartate aminotransferase family protein, protein MSKHESNAAVEAAYDEHVMSIWKSLDVPVRRAEGCTLEDFDGNEYLDVFSGISVTNVGHGNEAVVDAAKDQLDEFVHGCSYVHPNEPVADLAERIADVTPGDLQKSFFCNSGTEAVEGAIKLARKYTGSKEVIALEMGFHGRTLGSLALTGNKAYKQGMAPTINDVAHTAPPYGYRCPRCDGAQCGPECADELERVIGSHTSGDLAAVVVEPVMGEAGIIVPPEGWLERVREIAHDHGALLILDEVQTGYGRTGELFATEHFDVEPDILTQAKGIANGLPLGAFTASAEIADAFESGDHLSTFGGNPVACAAALATIDELEDGVVDHAREQGAWLADELAALEEDFDVVGQTRGLGLMWGVELVEPGTTGPQNVAPKPDAELASAVSDYLREESQVVMGVGGYYKNVMRFQPPLTISRDQLATAVDELRAALETVA, encoded by the coding sequence ATGTCTAAACACGAGTCAAATGCTGCCGTCGAGGCGGCGTACGACGAGCACGTGATGTCCATCTGGAAGTCCCTTGACGTGCCGGTCAGACGGGCCGAGGGGTGCACGCTCGAGGACTTCGACGGGAACGAGTACCTCGACGTGTTCTCCGGCATCTCCGTAACGAACGTCGGCCACGGGAACGAAGCCGTCGTCGACGCCGCGAAGGACCAACTCGACGAATTCGTCCACGGCTGTTCGTACGTCCATCCGAACGAACCGGTCGCCGACCTGGCCGAACGGATCGCCGACGTGACGCCAGGCGACCTGCAGAAGAGTTTCTTCTGTAACTCCGGGACGGAGGCCGTCGAGGGCGCGATCAAACTCGCCCGGAAGTACACCGGTTCGAAGGAGGTCATCGCCCTCGAGATGGGCTTTCACGGGCGCACCCTCGGCAGCCTGGCGCTGACAGGGAACAAGGCCTACAAGCAGGGGATGGCGCCGACGATCAACGACGTCGCCCACACCGCGCCGCCCTATGGCTACCGCTGTCCGCGCTGTGACGGCGCGCAGTGCGGTCCGGAGTGCGCCGACGAACTCGAGCGGGTCATCGGCTCGCACACCAGCGGCGACCTGGCGGCGGTCGTCGTCGAGCCCGTCATGGGCGAAGCCGGGATCATCGTCCCGCCCGAGGGCTGGCTCGAACGGGTCCGCGAGATCGCCCACGACCACGGCGCCTTGCTCATCTTGGACGAGGTCCAGACCGGCTACGGCCGGACCGGCGAGCTGTTCGCGACCGAGCACTTCGACGTCGAACCCGATATCCTGACCCAGGCTAAGGGGATCGCCAACGGGCTCCCGCTCGGCGCGTTCACCGCCTCGGCGGAGATCGCCGACGCCTTCGAGTCCGGCGACCACCTCTCGACGTTCGGCGGCAACCCCGTCGCCTGCGCCGCCGCGCTGGCGACCATCGACGAACTGGAAGACGGCGTGGTCGACCACGCCCGCGAGCAGGGCGCCTGGCTCGCCGACGAACTCGCGGCGCTCGAGGAGGACTTCGACGTCGTCGGCCAGACCCGGGGACTCGGCCTGATGTGGGGCGTCGAACTCGTCGAGCCGGGGACGACGGGCCCGCAGAACGTCGCCCCGAAGCCGGACGCCGAACTCGCGTCGGCGGTCAGCGACTACCTCCGCGAGGAGTCGCAGGTCGTGATGGGCGTCGGCGGCTACTACAAGAACGTCATGCGGTTCCAGCCGCCGCTGACGATCTCGCGCGACCAGCTCGCCACCGCCGTCGACGAGCTCCGGGCGGCCCTCGAGACGGTCGCCTGA
- a CDS encoding Lrp/AsnC family transcriptional regulator, whose amino-acid sequence MDERNIRILQAVAELGTGSPDEIAEHTGIPKSTVHYRLTKLKEQGVVTNDLLDVDLEQLGLDITVITEVIAEYDDQYHEQVGEQLAAIEGVNQAYFTMGDTDFVVIAHLSDREMVHRLISDYEAIDEVVRTSSQFVVETVKDESRPLNDFSLETLLEHTADMD is encoded by the coding sequence ATGGACGAGCGGAACATCCGCATTCTCCAAGCCGTGGCGGAACTGGGTACGGGAAGCCCGGACGAGATCGCCGAGCACACCGGCATTCCGAAGTCGACGGTCCACTACCGGCTCACGAAACTCAAAGAGCAAGGCGTCGTGACGAACGACTTGCTGGACGTCGACCTCGAGCAACTCGGCCTCGATATCACGGTCATCACGGAGGTCATCGCGGAGTACGACGACCAGTATCACGAGCAGGTCGGCGAGCAGTTAGCCGCCATCGAAGGGGTCAACCAGGCGTACTTCACGATGGGGGACACCGACTTCGTCGTCATCGCTCACCTCTCGGACCGCGAGATGGTCCACCGACTCATCAGCGACTACGAGGCGATCGACGAGGTCGTCCGCACGAGTTCGCAGTTCGTCGTCGAAACCGTCAAGGACGAATCCCGGCCGCTGAACGACTTCTCGCTGGAAACGCTGCTAGAACACACCGCGGATATGGACTGA
- a CDS encoding APC family permease, with product MSEDGRQFERILTKKDLFVLAFGAMIGWGWIIQTGFWLDEAGVGGSVLGFVVGAVMVCIVGLIYGELASALPFVGGEHVYSFRALGPLGSFICTWSLVLGYVGVVVFEVVALPSAMAYIVPGFNVFELWTVAGEPVYASWILVGGLGAVAMTALNYRGVKPAAQFQTLLALVIGLAGVMLVIGSVFNGQSQPNPPLSDVGATGVATVAIMTPFMFVGFDVIPQSAEEADVSPRLIGLLIPASVTLAALFYIAVIWASGQAMPGAELVESPLPAAAAMEAIFDSRVIGRIMALAGIAGILTSWNSFLLGASRAVFALADSGMIPKRINTLHPEYNTPSTAVALLGGLSVFAPLFGEQMLVWIVNASGLGLVVAWFLVVVSFFVLRRREPDLERPLELPFGYAFGAVALVLTLGFIGLYLPGGPSALVWPYEWAIVLFWALLGVGLYGISSTESDLELADLELDELE from the coding sequence ATGAGTGAAGATGGCAGACAGTTCGAGCGCATCCTGACGAAGAAGGATCTCTTCGTGCTCGCGTTCGGTGCAATGATCGGGTGGGGATGGATCATCCAGACGGGGTTTTGGCTCGACGAAGCCGGCGTCGGCGGCTCCGTACTCGGATTCGTCGTCGGCGCGGTTATGGTGTGTATCGTCGGCCTGATTTACGGTGAACTGGCCTCCGCGCTGCCGTTCGTCGGCGGCGAGCACGTCTACAGCTTCCGGGCGCTCGGTCCGCTCGGATCGTTCATCTGTACGTGGTCGCTCGTCCTCGGCTACGTGGGCGTCGTCGTCTTCGAGGTCGTCGCGTTGCCGTCCGCGATGGCGTACATCGTGCCCGGCTTCAACGTGTTCGAACTCTGGACCGTGGCCGGTGAGCCGGTCTACGCCTCCTGGATCCTCGTCGGCGGACTCGGCGCCGTCGCGATGACGGCGCTGAACTACCGCGGTGTGAAACCCGCGGCGCAGTTCCAGACGCTCCTGGCGCTGGTCATCGGCCTGGCCGGCGTCATGCTCGTCATCGGATCTGTCTTCAACGGGCAGTCGCAGCCGAACCCACCGCTGTCGGACGTCGGGGCGACGGGCGTGGCAACGGTCGCGATCATGACCCCGTTCATGTTCGTCGGGTTCGACGTCATCCCGCAGTCCGCGGAGGAGGCGGACGTCTCGCCGCGTCTCATCGGACTGCTCATCCCGGCCTCGGTCACGCTGGCCGCGCTGTTCTACATCGCCGTGATCTGGGCGTCCGGACAAGCGATGCCCGGCGCCGAACTCGTCGAGAGCCCGCTTCCGGCCGCCGCGGCGATGGAGGCGATCTTCGACAGCCGAGTGATCGGCCGGATCATGGCGCTGGCCGGTATCGCGGGTATCCTCACGAGCTGGAACTCCTTCCTGCTCGGAGCGAGCCGCGCCGTCTTCGCGCTCGCCGACTCGGGGATGATCCCGAAGCGGATCAACACGCTTCACCCCGAGTACAACACGCCGTCGACGGCCGTCGCCCTCCTCGGTGGCCTCTCGGTCTTCGCACCGCTGTTCGGCGAACAGATGCTGGTCTGGATCGTCAACGCCAGCGGCCTCGGCCTGGTCGTCGCCTGGTTCCTCGTGGTCGTCTCCTTCTTCGTGCTCCGGCGGCGCGAACCCGACCTCGAGCGGCCGCTCGAACTGCCGTTCGGCTACGCGTTCGGTGCCGTCGCGCTCGTCCTGACGCTTGGCTTCATCGGACTCTACTTGCCGGGCGGCCCGTCGGCGCTCGTCTGGCCCTACGAGTGGGCGATCGTCCTCTTCTGGGCGCTGCTCGGCGTCGGACTCTACGGGATTTCGTCGACCGAGTCGGACCTCGAACTCGCGGACCTCGAACTGGACGAACTCGAATAA
- a CDS encoding PGF-CTERM sorting domain-containing protein: MAGLRPLLAGKRQALLALGLGLVVIASLVVAGASAGATANASAVDPDVSSSDGNVSEAAYVEAAPEPGDPYFEAAADDGSWISYDNPRDEYRSPYLGDGSGKICVTLVNENGEPVVGESVPDTSVTIPTGGATTWHPDADPITVQFPMTEHYDRPLDGDQFGTSEDISQGDGYMDSHCYEFHGNPEDATLEYGEAQINGEHADRIDVVGYIQQEPEGDGWDTDIDPIDAAESYEEAGGSWTYEPGSTHGQVDVILQLDAPADERFDPDDPRETSDSNGTESGEDSDETSDGTGSDGDEMPGFGALAAVVALSVAVLARYRG, translated from the coding sequence ATGGCGGGACTCCGACCGCTCCTCGCGGGCAAGCGCCAGGCGCTGCTCGCGCTCGGACTCGGCCTGGTCGTGATCGCCAGCCTCGTCGTCGCGGGCGCCAGCGCGGGAGCGACCGCGAACGCAAGTGCCGTCGATCCGGACGTTTCGAGTTCGGACGGCAACGTCTCCGAAGCAGCCTACGTGGAAGCCGCGCCGGAACCGGGCGACCCCTACTTCGAGGCGGCGGCCGACGACGGTAGTTGGATCAGCTACGACAACCCGCGCGACGAGTATCGGAGCCCCTACCTCGGCGACGGCTCCGGGAAGATCTGCGTGACCCTGGTCAACGAAAACGGCGAGCCGGTCGTCGGCGAGTCGGTCCCGGACACGTCGGTGACGATTCCGACCGGCGGTGCGACGACCTGGCACCCCGACGCGGATCCGATCACGGTCCAATTCCCCATGACCGAGCACTACGACCGGCCGCTCGACGGCGACCAGTTCGGGACCAGCGAGGACATCTCGCAGGGCGACGGCTACATGGACTCCCACTGCTACGAGTTCCACGGAAACCCCGAAGACGCGACCCTCGAGTACGGCGAAGCGCAGATAAACGGCGAACACGCCGATCGGATCGACGTCGTCGGGTACATCCAGCAAGAGCCCGAAGGGGACGGCTGGGACACGGACATCGACCCGATCGACGCCGCCGAGTCCTACGAGGAAGCCGGCGGGAGCTGGACCTACGAACCCGGTTCCACCCACGGCCAGGTCGACGTCATTTTGCAGCTCGACGCGCCGGCCGACGAACGGTTCGATCCCGACGACCCGAGAGAGACGTCCGATTCCAACGGGACCGAGTCGGGCGAGGACTCGGACGAGACGAGCGACGGGACCGGTTCCGACGGCGATGAGATGCCCGGCTTCGGCGCGCTCGCGGCCGTCGTCGCCCTCTCGGTCGCCGTCCTCGCCCGCTACCGCGGCTAA
- a CDS encoding DEAD/DEAH box helicase has protein sequence MPSDDTDIDAERPTNRRHSTGPDGLALTADRLRETYPAARYAHQAREQFVLPAEPAEHVPAREALPAGLAANLGVDLWSHQAAALDALADGENVCVATSTSSGKTYVYGLDIARRFRENPDVRALLVYPTKALSRDQERELNDLFDALGVDVTVGVYDGDTNREEKVRIREEATVVITNFAGLNQYLEGHHRWAEFHANCSLLVIDEAHAWTGVSGMHAAWILRRARRVIGWYGGDPQYVLTTATIGNPAEHARTLTGEPAMVIDADGSPSGRRHLVFWDPPADEEGSGGDGDGTESGDGSGGDAAGDGSDWTPSKRPATVEAPEVWAHCCYHGVPSLLFCDSRKQTELAVGRAREFLETPKFPYRGRADLAAYNAGHGKKARRGTEHRLKTGDLDGVATTSALEVGIDVGGIDGTVLLGYPGSRQSFWQRIGRSGRDERNALSVFVPSHATLDQYILRHPEYLLEEAPESAVVDLENNPVYLQHLRCAAQELPLTRADADRFGGRDRLERAVEYGRRTGDLEGSLAGGVTYAHRDRPQDEISLYASGGNAFEVRLAGDDSFDHQPIGRARAYRDYHEGATVLYRGDRYQVVELREDRPQPFVKLEPADVDYYTQSQRQTTIYDTEIRESREVGPFRLNWGYGTVTVRYDTFMKRELGSGDVRETGLETGVPPLEMRTQLCWAEVPDDVERAVTAAHSEYHNDECEELPPRLHGYLGGIHAIEHAMIAVAPLELTVDASDLGGLATNRLPDAPDTSGWFIYDGVDGGLGFSRRIYEEYEAVAKRARELMTGCECGRDEGCPACLMDDRCGNDNRPLYAPAATDVIDALLGETDAAAVRPALETELADDGDDRRPPASIS, from the coding sequence ATGCCATCCGACGACACCGATATCGACGCCGAACGACCGACGAACCGCCGCCACAGCACCGGCCCGGACGGCCTCGCCCTGACCGCCGACCGGCTCCGCGAGACCTATCCCGCGGCTCGCTACGCCCACCAGGCCCGCGAGCAGTTCGTCCTGCCGGCCGAACCGGCCGAGCACGTCCCGGCCCGCGAGGCGCTTCCGGCCGGACTCGCGGCGAACCTGGGGGTCGATCTCTGGAGCCACCAGGCCGCGGCGCTCGACGCGTTGGCCGACGGCGAGAACGTCTGCGTCGCGACGTCGACGTCCTCCGGGAAGACCTACGTCTACGGACTCGATATCGCGCGGCGATTTCGCGAGAATCCCGACGTGCGCGCGCTGCTGGTCTACCCGACGAAGGCGCTCAGCCGCGACCAGGAGCGAGAGCTCAACGACCTCTTCGACGCCCTCGGCGTCGACGTCACCGTCGGCGTCTACGACGGCGACACGAACCGCGAGGAGAAGGTCCGAATCCGCGAGGAGGCTACCGTCGTCATCACGAACTTCGCGGGACTCAATCAGTACCTCGAGGGCCACCACCGCTGGGCCGAGTTCCACGCGAACTGCTCGCTGCTCGTGATCGACGAGGCCCACGCCTGGACCGGCGTCAGCGGGATGCACGCCGCCTGGATCCTCCGGCGCGCTCGCCGCGTAATCGGCTGGTACGGCGGCGATCCCCAGTACGTGCTGACGACTGCGACGATCGGGAATCCGGCCGAACACGCCCGCACGCTGACCGGCGAGCCCGCGATGGTGATCGACGCGGACGGCTCGCCTAGCGGTCGCCGCCACCTGGTCTTCTGGGATCCGCCGGCTGACGAGGAGGGCAGCGGCGGCGACGGAGACGGAACCGAAAGCGGGGACGGGAGCGGAGGCGACGCGGCGGGCGACGGGTCCGACTGGACCCCGAGCAAACGACCCGCGACCGTCGAGGCGCCCGAGGTCTGGGCCCACTGCTGCTATCACGGCGTCCCCTCGTTGCTGTTCTGTGACTCGCGGAAGCAGACCGAACTGGCCGTCGGACGGGCGCGGGAGTTCCTCGAGACCCCGAAGTTTCCCTATCGGGGACGCGCCGACCTGGCCGCGTACAACGCGGGCCACGGCAAGAAAGCGCGGCGAGGCACCGAGCACCGACTCAAGACCGGCGATCTGGACGGCGTCGCGACGACCAGCGCGCTCGAAGTCGGGATCGACGTCGGCGGGATCGACGGCACCGTCCTCCTGGGCTACCCCGGCTCCAGGCAGTCGTTCTGGCAGCGCATCGGCCGCTCGGGCCGCGACGAGCGCAACGCCCTCTCGGTGTTCGTTCCCAGTCACGCGACGCTCGATCAGTACATCCTCCGCCATCCCGAGTACCTCCTGGAGGAAGCACCCGAGAGCGCGGTCGTCGACCTCGAGAACAACCCGGTCTACCTCCAGCACCTGCGCTGTGCCGCCCAGGAACTGCCGCTGACCCGCGCGGACGCCGACCGCTTCGGCGGGCGCGACCGCCTCGAGCGGGCCGTCGAGTACGGCCGGCGGACCGGCGACCTCGAGGGCTCGCTCGCGGGCGGCGTCACCTACGCCCACCGCGACCGCCCCCAAGACGAGATCAGCCTCTACGCCTCCGGCGGGAACGCCTTCGAGGTCCGCCTGGCGGGCGACGACTCGTTCGATCACCAGCCGATCGGCCGCGCACGCGCGTACCGAGACTACCACGAGGGCGCGACAGTGCTCTACCGCGGCGACCGGTACCAGGTCGTCGAACTGCGGGAGGACCGCCCGCAGCCCTTCGTGAAACTGGAACCGGCCGACGTCGACTACTACACTCAGTCCCAACGCCAGACGACGATCTACGACACCGAAATCCGGGAGTCGCGCGAGGTCGGCCCGTTCCGCCTCAACTGGGGATACGGCACCGTCACCGTTCGCTACGACACCTTCATGAAGCGGGAACTCGGCTCGGGCGACGTCCGCGAGACCGGCCTCGAAACCGGCGTCCCGCCGCTGGAAATGCGGACGCAGCTCTGCTGGGCCGAGGTCCCCGACGACGTCGAACGCGCGGTCACGGCCGCTCACAGCGAGTACCACAACGACGAATGCGAGGAGCTCCCCCCGCGGCTTCACGGGTACCTCGGGGGCATTCACGCCATCGAACACGCGATGATCGCCGTCGCGCCGCTGGAACTGACCGTGGACGCGTCCGATCTGGGCGGCCTGGCGACCAATCGATTGCCGGACGCCCCGGACACCAGCGGCTGGTTCATCTACGACGGCGTCGACGGCGGGCTGGGCTTCTCTCGCCGCATCTACGAGGAGTACGAGGCGGTCGCCAAGCGGGCGCGGGAGCTGATGACCGGTTGCGAGTGCGGGCGCGACGAGGGCTGTCCCGCCTGTCTCATGGACGATCGGTGCGGGAACGATAACCGGCCGCTGTACGCGCCAGCGGCGACGGACGTGATCGACGCGCTGCTCGGCGAGACGGACGCAGCGGCCGTCCGACCGGCGCTCGAAACCGAACTGGCCGACGACGGCGACGACCGCAGGCCGCCGGCTTCGATCTCGTAG